A single window of Solanum dulcamara chromosome 5, daSolDulc1.2, whole genome shotgun sequence DNA harbors:
- the LOC129890486 gene encoding uncharacterized protein LOC129890486, with protein MAYELDLPEELASVHLVFHVSLLKKCISDLTSVVPLESVGVKDSISYEKVPVDILDHHVHKLRNKEVDSLKVLWRNQLVDRATWKVKADMMDKYTYLFPSSSIPA; from the coding sequence AtggcctatgagttggatttaccaGAAGAGCTAGCATCAGTGCatctagtgtttcatgtgtctttgttgaagaagtgcaTTAGTGATCTAACTTCAGTTGTACCCTTAGAGAGTGTAGGTGTAAAGGATAGTATCTCTTATGAAAAGGTTCCAGTCGATATTCTTGACCATCATGTTCAtaagttgaggaacaaggaagtcgATTCATTgaaagttctttggaggaatcagcTAGTCGATAGAGCTACTTGGAAAGTAAAAGCAGATATGATGGACAAGTACACCTACCTCTTTCCTTCAAGTTCAATTCCAGCATGA